Proteins encoded in a region of the Euleptes europaea isolate rEulEur1 chromosome 3, rEulEur1.hap1, whole genome shotgun sequence genome:
- the CDC42EP1 gene encoding cdc42 effector protein 1, translating into MSLGKLPVISWVSSSHSKRRQKGDLTPDMISPPLGDFRHTMHVGRGGDAFGDTSFLRNHGGEGTKHNNFFARTLRHVRRSPLRNRGSRSNDEASPIPPAISPIIKNAISLPQLNEDNYRNDGCGVNFAFKSTPNSFSDYGLESGFCTIPRAPRSEKAQDSSYTNESALARSDSLLSFRLDLGPSLMSELLHVISFPGDLSGKDRGEEEGEESKTPISSGSFSPLHLKKSALAEDSLPWRSGSLHKNCEDSKVSSGFWSHSEASLPLGHSVCTNGDSHSIELSQEGSPCSRGKSSDPGAVATERKHTHWQRHQNDCNVEAREFDRATQVLACHYGPGSTYRSQQQQEELGSQASWESPDASTWRSKAGMAVQQAHKAGWHQRAEEEEEEEEEEEEDDFSGDCAAIAREGHSNSFEYVDEDEEDEVKV; encoded by the exons ATGAGTCTTGGGAAGCTGCCGGTAATCAGTTGGGTGTCCAGCTCCCACAGCAAGCGGCGCCAGAAAGGAGATCTGACACCAGATATGATCAGTCCGCCACTGGGGGACTTCCGCCATACCATGCACGTGGGACGTGGTGGAGATGCCTTTGGGGACACTTCCTTCCTGAGAAACCATGGTGGTGAGGGAACCAAACACAATAACTTCTTTGCCCGGACTCTGAGGCACGTGAGGAGGAGCCCACTAAGGAACCGGGGAAGCAGAAGTAATGACGAGGCCTCGCCGATACCTCCTGCCATCTCTCCAATCATCAAGAATGCTATATCGCTGCCACAGCTCAATGAGGATAACTACAGGAATGACGGCTGTGGTGTAAACTTTGCCTTCAAGAGCACGCCTAATAGCTTCTCTGACTATG GATTGGAATCCGGATTCTGCACCATCCCCCGTGCTCCTCGCTCAGAGAAGGCCCAGGACAGCTCCTACACTAATGAATCAGCTCTGGCTCGTTCAGACTCCTTGCTGTCTTTCCGCCTTGATCTTGGTCCCTCCCTCATGAGCGAACTGCTCCATGtcatcagcttccctggagacctCAGCGGCAAAGacaggggagaagaggaaggTGAGGAAAGCAAAACCCCAATCAGCAGCGGTTCCTTCTCTCCACTTCACCTGAAGAAGAGCGCCTTGGCAGAGGACTCTTTGCCCTGGAGATCAGGGTCACTACACAAGAATTGTGAAGACAGCAAAGTCTCGTCAGGCTTTTGGAGTCACTCTGAAGCTAGTTTGCCGCTAGGACACTCAGTATGTACCAATGGAGATTCCCATTCCATAGAGTTGTCCCAGGAAGGGTCACCCTGTTCTAGGGGAAAGAGCTCTGACCCAGGTGCAGTAGCTACGGAGCGAAAACACACCCACTGGCAAAGGCACCAGAATGACTGCAACGTGGAAGCAAGAGAATTTGACCGTGCCACCCAGGTTCTAGCTTGCCACTATGGCCCAGGAAGCACATATCGTAGCCAGCAACAGCAGGAAGAATTAGGAAGCCAAGCTTCATGGGAAAGCCCAGATGCCAGCACATGGCGCTCAAAGGCAGGCATGGCAGTACAACAGGCACACAAAGCTGGATGGCACCAGagagcagaggaggaagaggaagaagaggaggaggaagaggaagatgatTTCTCAGGAGACTGTGCAGCCATTGCCAGAGAGGGACACAGCAATTCATTTGAATATGTTGATgaggatgaagaagatgaagttaAGGTCTGA